From Rhodothermaceae bacterium, one genomic window encodes:
- a CDS encoding aldo/keto reductase, with product MNRRDFVQWILAAGSAGFVHQQSSGNSSELPRRPFGRTNEEVTMLGLGGWHIGRMNARDAQATIESAMEGGVRFFDSAESYQNGRSERYLGEFLVPQYREKVYLMSKTTATTSEGARRHLEQTLERLRTDYLDLWQMHAITSPQDVDHRISEGVLDVMEEALAEGKTRHIGFTGHTDPAAHRHLLDLTDIFHCVQCPVNVADVSYKSFTRTVMPTVVERNMGMIAMKTLANGGFFGGSSHGQHGNRPRVVPNRLSVQEALHFVWSLPVSVIVTGPDNIEQLEEKISLAHTFSGLSEEERVELIERVADMAGRGVEFYKA from the coding sequence ATGAATCGAAGAGATTTTGTTCAATGGATCCTTGCTGCTGGATCCGCTGGGTTTGTTCATCAGCAATCATCGGGCAATTCCAGTGAATTGCCCCGTCGCCCGTTTGGCCGCACAAACGAAGAAGTAACGATGCTTGGCTTAGGCGGATGGCATATCGGGCGGATGAATGCGCGAGATGCCCAAGCCACTATTGAGTCCGCAATGGAAGGGGGTGTCCGTTTTTTTGATTCTGCCGAATCCTACCAAAATGGCCGGAGTGAGCGTTATCTCGGAGAATTTCTTGTCCCGCAATACCGGGAAAAAGTTTATCTGATGTCAAAGACAACTGCGACGACTTCCGAAGGAGCTCGCAGGCATCTTGAACAAACATTAGAGCGGCTCAGAACGGATTATTTGGATTTGTGGCAGATGCATGCGATTACTAGCCCGCAGGATGTTGATCACCGAATCAGCGAGGGTGTCCTCGATGTGATGGAGGAGGCACTTGCCGAAGGAAAGACACGGCATATCGGTTTTACGGGACATACTGACCCTGCTGCCCACCGCCACCTACTAGACTTGACGGATATTTTTCATTGTGTTCAATGCCCAGTTAATGTGGCTGATGTGAGCTATAAGAGCTTTACAAGAACCGTGATGCCCACCGTGGTCGAACGCAATATGGGAATGATCGCCATGAAAACTCTCGCAAATGGTGGATTTTTTGGAGGATCTTCCCATGGTCAGCACGGAAACAGACCACGCGTCGTACCCAACCGCCTTTCCGTTCAGGAGGCCCTCCACTTTGTGTGGTCTCTACCAGTCAGCGTGATTGTAACCGGCCCAGATAACATTGAACAGTTAGAAGAAAAAATTTCTTTGGCACATACATTTTCCGGCCTTTCTGAGGAGGAACGAGTAGAACTCATTGAACGCGTGGCAGACATGGCCGGGCGCGGAGTGGAATTCTATAAGGCATAG